From Corvus moneduloides isolate bCorMon1 chromosome 2, bCorMon1.pri, whole genome shotgun sequence, one genomic window encodes:
- the NMS gene encoding neuromedin-S isoform X1 — MPSAPPALPWLLAACCLCALPRGSGFPQPFSRYRDGVELPQNQQLALCFSQWMEMSDQPQISSTVLDLCYSIFNSMHKNEESQIASAKFTKKDSHGTLGRPFFLFRPRNGRTIEGSEYRGI; from the exons ATGCCCTCGGCGCcgcctgccctgccctggctcctggccGCCTGCTGCCTCTGCGCCCTCCCGCGCGGCTCAG GGTTCCCGCAGCCTTTCTCGCGCTACCGGGACGGTGTGGAGCTGCCCCAAAACCAG caactgGCACTGTGTTTCAGTCAATGGATGGAAATGTCGGATCAGCCTCAG ATCTCCAGCACTGTTTTGGATCTCTGTTATTCCATATTCAACAGCATGCATAAAAATGAG GAATCACAGATTGCTTCTGCAAAGTTTACAAAGAAG GACAGTCATGGAACTCTGGGGCggcctttcttccttttcagg cCTCGAAATGGAAGAACTATTGAAGGCAGTG AATACCGTGGAATATGA
- the NMS gene encoding neuromedin-S isoform X3: MAPLGSRSLSRATGTVWSCPKTSNWHCVSVNGWKCRISLRSPALFWISVIPYSTACIKMRTVMELWGGLSSFSGLEMEELLKAVNTVEYEVHGFIYQLDDLVYIKERDFPLHWLSIM; encoded by the exons GGTTCCCGCAGCCTTTCTCGCGCTACCGGGACGGTGTGGAGCTGCCCCAAAACCAG caactgGCACTGTGTTTCAGTCAATGGATGGAAATGTCGGATCAGCCTCAG ATCTCCAGCACTGTTTTGGATCTCTGTTATTCCATATTCAACAGCATGCATAAAAATGAG GACAGTCATGGAACTCTGGGGCggcctttcttccttttcagg cCTCGAAATGGAAGAACTATTGAAGGCAGTG AATACCGTGGAATATGAAGTTCATGGATTCATTTACCAACTCGATGACTTGGTTTACATAAAGGAAAGAGACTTCCCATTGCACTGGTTGTCTATTATGTGA
- the PDCL3 gene encoding phosducin-like protein 3: MQDPNKDTEWNDILRKKGILPPKENLEEQERAKEEEQFAILQKSLVKTYEDMTLEELEENEDEFNEEDEKAIEMYRQQRLAEMKAAQMKNKFGEVLEISGKDYVQEVTKAGKGIWVVLHLYKQGIPLCALINQHMSGLAKKFRDVKFIKAISTTCIPNYPDKNLPTIFVYLEGDIKAQFIGPLVFGGMNLTRDELEWKISESGAIKTDLEENPRKQIQDQLMSSIRACVPARGDSDSEDD, translated from the exons ATGCAG GATCCAAATAAAGACACAGAGTGGAATGACATTCTGCGCAAGAAAGGTATCCTTCCTCCAAAGGAAAACTTGGAGGAACAGGAACGTGCGAAGGAAGAGGAGCAGTTTGCCATCCTTCAGAAATCTCTTG TGAAAACTTACGAGGACATGACTCTGGAAGAGCTAGAAGAGAATGAAGATGAATTtaatgaggaagatgagaaagCTATTGAAATGTACAG GCAGCAAAGGTTAGCAGAAATGAAGGCAGCTcaaatgaagaataaatttgGGGAAGTTTTGGAAATTTCGGGAAAAGATTATGTTCAAGAGGTtacaaaagctggaaaaggtaTATGGGTAGTCTTGCACCTCTACAAACAAGG AATTCCACTCTGTGCCTTAATAAATCAACATATGAGTGGGCTTGCGAAGAAGTTCAGAGATGTGAAATTCATCAAAGCCATCTCTACCACCTGCATTCCCAACTATCCCGATAAGAACCTGCCTACGATATTTGTGTACCTGGAGGGAGACATCAAAGCTCAGTTCATTGGGCCTTTGGTGTTTGGTGGCATGAACCTGACACGGGATG AATTGGAgtggaagatttcagagtcgGGTGCCATCAAGACAGACCTCGAAGAGAACCCCAGGAAGCAGATCCAGGACCAGCTCATGTCCTCAATCAGGGCGTGTGTCCCAGCCAGGGGGGACAGTGACTCAGAGGATGACTAA
- the NMS gene encoding neuromedin-S isoform X4: protein MPSAPPALPWLLAACCLCALPRGSGFPQPFSRYRDGVELPQNQQLALCFSQWMEMSDQPQISSTVLDLCYSIFNSMHKNEDSHGTLGRPFFLFRPRNGRTIEGSEYRGI from the exons ATGCCCTCGGCGCcgcctgccctgccctggctcctggccGCCTGCTGCCTCTGCGCCCTCCCGCGCGGCTCAG GGTTCCCGCAGCCTTTCTCGCGCTACCGGGACGGTGTGGAGCTGCCCCAAAACCAG caactgGCACTGTGTTTCAGTCAATGGATGGAAATGTCGGATCAGCCTCAG ATCTCCAGCACTGTTTTGGATCTCTGTTATTCCATATTCAACAGCATGCATAAAAATGAG GACAGTCATGGAACTCTGGGGCggcctttcttccttttcagg cCTCGAAATGGAAGAACTATTGAAGGCAGTG AATACCGTGGAATATGA